The following DNA comes from Flammeovirgaceae bacterium.
AAAATCCCCAAATGAAAACCCCGCGGCCCTCCGCAATACCGCCCAGGCATTTACCTTTTGAATCAAAAAAAACCAACCTTATATTTAGTGGCTTAAAACCAACCAACATGAAAAGACCTACCCTAATCATTACCGCCCTGCTTTCCTGTGGCCTGTTGTTTGCCCAAAGGACCCAAAAGCCTGTTTTGCATGGCAAGCACTGGATGGCCATCACGGGCAAACCGCTGGCGGCCACGGCTGGCGCCATCACCTTCCAGAAAGGGGGGAACGCGGTCGATGCGGCCTGTACCATGCTGGCCTCCACGGCCACCATGTGGGACGTGCTGAGCTGGGGTGGCGAAACGCAGGCCCTCATATACAACCCCAATACCAAAAAGGTAATTGCCATCAATGCACTGGGGGTGGCCCCCACGGGCGCAACGGCCGAATTCTTCAAGGAAAAAGGCATGAAATACCCCCCGCAGTACGGCCCCCTTGCGGCCGTGACCCCTGGTACCCCGGGCGGGCTTCTTACCATGCTGGCCGAATATGGCACCATGAGCCTGAAGGAGGTGCTTGCCCCTGCCATGGAATTGGCAGCCGGGTACCCCATTGAGGCACAAACGGCCAACTCCATCGAAGGGGCAAAAGAAAGGATCAAGGAATGGCCTTATTCAAAAAAAGTTTTCCTTCCCCACCTGGGCGAAGAAAGGGAAGCCCCGGAAGCGGGCGAAATATTTGTGCAGAAAGACCTGCTGGCCACGCTCACCAAACTGGTGGAAGCCGAGCAAGAAGCACTAAAGAAAAAGAAAAGCCGTAAGGAGGCCATCTATGCTGCCTATGACCGCTTTTACAAAGGGGACATCGCCAAGGAAATAGTACGGGGCGCAAGGGAACAGGGCGGCTTGTTCACTGAAGCCGACCTGGCCAACTGGAAGGTAAAGATCGAAGAGCCTTTGATGGTCAACTACAAAGGGATAGAAGTGTACAAGTTGCAACAATGGTCGCAGGGGCCGGTAATGTTGCAGGCATTGAATATCCTGGAAAATTTCGACCTAAAGGGCATGGGGTACAATACCACCCGCTACATCCACACCCTTTACCAGGTCATGAACCTTGCGTTTGCAGACCGGGATTTTTATTATGGCGACCCTGCCTTCGCCCCTGAAGAACCTATGCAAGGCTTGCTGTCCAAGGCATACGCAAAGGAACGGATGAAACTGATCAACCCCGACAAAAACGACCCTAACATTGGGCCGGGCGATCCCTACCCTTTTGAAGGGAAGAAAAACCCTTACCTGGACATCCTCAATGAATGGGGCAAAAGCCACACGTCTTTGAACCACCCCGGCACCAGGGTGCCGGTACTGGACGGGCAATTCCTTCAGGACTTCACCGCAGGCACCACCTCGGTGGAAGCTGCCGATGCGGAAGGTTGGGTGGTATCCATCACGCCCAGCGGTGGTTGGGTGCCGGCAGTGATCGCGGGAAACACTGGGGTGGGCATGAGCCAACGCATGCAGTCGTTTGTCACCGATCCTAAGGAAAACCCATTCAATGTCGTGGAGCCAGGAAAGCGGCCACGCGTTACGCTTACCCCCAGCATGGCCTTGAAAGACGGAAAGCCCTTCCTCTCCTTCGCCAAACAGGCCGGTGACGAACAGGACCAAAACCTGCTCCAGTTCTTTTTGAACATTGTTGAATTTGGCATGAACGTGCAGGAGTCGGCCGAGGCGGCCATGTTTAAAACCTATCAGATGTATTCCAGCTTTGGCGACCACGAACGCAAGGATGGCGCCCTGGTATTGAATTCCGAGACGCCTTACTGGACAAGGAGGGACTTAAGTAAAATGGGCTATCACCTCTCCTACCAAGACAGGACTTCCGGGCCCATTAACGCCATTTTCTTCGACTGGAAGCATGGCAGCTTCTGGGGCGGTTCAAGCAACCATGGGGAGGATTATGGGATTGGGTGGTAGGCTAGTAGTTACCAGTTAGTTGAGCCGTAAGTAATCCTGCACCAACAAAAAAACCTACTGTAGGGCATGATTCACCTGGTGGGCGTGTTCAGGTTTTACTTCAACACTTTCTGGAGCACCCGCACCACGTTGCCACCGGCAATCTTCTTCACCTCGTCCTGGGTGAGGCCCCTGGCCTTAAGGGCTTCCCTCCATTGGCCTAGCTGCAGGTAGCTGTCCAGCACGGGCTTATAGTTGCTGTCCATGTCGGTGCCCAGGCCCACGTAATCAACGCCCACCACATCAATGAGGCGCATAATGTTGTCGATGTAATCGTCAAAGCTGGAGTTGAAGCCCGAGGGCCACGCGCCTATCACCCCCCGGGTGGATTTGATGATCTTCGCATGCTCTCGTGTGATGGCGCGGATGCCTATAGGCCTGTCTTCATCCAGTTTCAGGATGCTGTGCGATAGGATTAGCGGCTGGTTGGTGATGGCGGCCACGTCCAATACGGTTTTATGGGAGGCATGCGCCACATCGATTACCATCCCCAGCCGGTTCATTTTGCGCACCACTTCCTTCCCCAACGGGGAAAGCCCATTGTGCTGAGGAGGCGAGGTCTGCAGGTCACCGAGGGGGCTGGGCGCATAGTGCACCAATTGGATGCTCCTGACCCCATCGTCATAGACTTCGTCCAATTGCCCCTCGCCTTGCAGGAAGTCCCCTCCTTCACAGGCAAAAAATGCCGCCACCTCATTGCGCGATGGGTCGGTAAGCCCGCCTACGGTAGTGGACGGGCGTACAGGCAATTCCCTGCATAAGGACCTCAGTGCGGTAATCTGCCTTTTATATTCTTTCCACGCCTCCCCGTTTTCAAATTCACGGGATGGAAGAACGCCTTCTGGCCTCACCCTGGTCACCAGGGTATCCACCACGGTACTGAAGAACGCCCCTGAAAGGCCTGCCTCGTTCATTTCATCTATGGTTTTCCTTACACCCGCATCGCCCCCATAATCGCTTAGCCCCTTGCGGTAAAACCGCCCAGGGTGTGCATGCAGGTCGAAGGTGACCAGGTCTGGTGGTCCCCACCACCCGCTATCAATGCCCCAGTAGCCCATCACGGCCGTCCCCGCTGAGAGGGCCATGGACTGTTGCAGGAATTTTTGGCGGGTTATCGCCATGTCATTTCAATAGTTCGGCTTCCAGTTTCTCCTCCACTACCTTGCCCCCCTTCATGGACACGAAGTAGCAATTGTATTCAGGCCCCAGGGACACCACTTTGAAGGGCTTGCCATTCTTGAATACGATGCCCGCATAATCGTCCATGGCATAGCCGGCCTTGAAAATCCCGTTGGCTATGTTTTTTTGGTATAACGGTTGCCTGTATTCCTCACTGTGGTAGTGGGGGCTGTGGCTAAAGGGAAGGAATCCCAGCCCTTCCACCACGCTCAATTCCCTGGGCCTTGAGTCGGTGGTGCCATTTTCAAACCAGCACAAAGACCCGGCACTGCCCCCGGCCAGCACTATGCCTTTTTCCAAAGCCTTTTTCAACACCTTGTCAATGCCTTGGGCTTTCCATATCGCCATCATGTTCAATGTGTTGCCGCCACCCACATAAATGGCGTCCATGCTTAACAACACTTCTTCAAAAGGCTGTTTTTGGTTGTAAGAGCTTATCCAAACTTTTTGAACATGTGGCTCTACCGGCAAATCCGAAACCAAATCATAAAACCGGATAATCCCAGCCTCACTATCCCCCGAGGCCGTGGGGAGGTAGCATATCCTGGGGCGTTCTTTGCCTGTCAGTTTTATGATCTCTTTAATGAAATACTTGTTTTGTCCCCCACCAAACGGAAATATATATTGGTCCGGGCCTTGCGCCTTTGTTCCCATAATGCCTATTGCCATCATAAAAGTGAACACGATGTGCTTTTTCATAGGAGAAAAATAATACTTCCCGGAAGATTATAAAAGCCCAGGGTTGACAATACCCTTGTTTCACCATGTCTCGGTTACCATTTACCCAAAAAACCCAGGGCTAGGGAATGGCATTGGGTATCCTGCATTCGAATGTTGATCCGATATTGGCATGGGAGCTAATCTCGATGCTTCCCCCCATTTTTTGAATGGTCTCTTTTACCAGGTACAAACCCAGCCCTGCGCCTTCGCTGCGCTCGGTGCCCCGATAAAACATTTTAAAAACGTTGGGAAGTATCTTCGCATCAATGCCTATGCCATTATCCACAAACGCCACCACGGCTTCCTGCCTGGTGATATGTACCTGAATATGAAGGGAACATTTTTTATTGCGGCTCCTATACTTAATTGCATTGGAGAGGAGGTTTTCAAAAACGACCGAAATACGGTAAGCATCCGAAAAGAATGGGACATGAATCCCTTTGGTATCCACTGAAATTTCCACCTCCTTGAAACCATCGATATTTTCCAATTTCTTCAACGAATCATTTAACAGGCTGACCAAATTTACCTGGTGGGCCACCACTTCCGTTCGGGCGTTGCGGGAGTAGTCAAGTATTTCCTTCAAGGTACCATCCAGTTTTTTGATGCTTCCCTCCATCATGTCAAAGTACTTGTTGTACACCGGATCCCTGGGCCTTTGGTCCATTCTTGAAACATTGAGCAGCCCCAATAAGGAAAGCAAAGGTGCCCTTAGGTCATGCGAAACGCTGTAGACAAAGCTGTCCAATTCCTCATTTATCTTGATTAGCTCTTCATTTTGGTTTCTCAACGCCAGCTCGGCCTCAAGCCGCTGTGACTGGAGCTTCCGTTGCCCCAGGGCATTCATTATGGCGGAGGGCAGCCTTTGCAGGCTCGACTTCAAAATATAGTCATCGGCACCTTGCTTGATGCGGGTAATGGCAAACTCCTCGGAAACGGAGCCTGTTACCAGTATAAATGGCACCATAATCCCTAACCTGCGGCAAATCTTAAGGGCCTCTGAGGAGTTGAACTGTGCCAGGGTGTGGTCGGAAAGGATTACGTCAAAGGCGTGCCCTCGTATTGCCTGGATGAACCCCTCCCTATTGTCCACCATGAAGATTTCAAAATCCATCCCCTCCTTTCTCAGGGTCCGTTCCACCAACTCAACATCTTCCATAATGTCTTCAAGGAACAATATCTTCAACTTTCTATCGGTTTTGGCCAATGTCATCGTGGTGGTTGGTTAAGTAGCAGCC
Coding sequences within:
- a CDS encoding membrane dipeptidase produces the protein MALSAGTAVMGYWGIDSGWWGPPDLVTFDLHAHPGRFYRKGLSDYGGDAGVRKTIDEMNEAGLSGAFFSTVVDTLVTRVRPEGVLPSREFENGEAWKEYKRQITALRSLCRELPVRPSTTVGGLTDPSRNEVAAFFACEGGDFLQGEGQLDEVYDDGVRSIQLVHYAPSPLGDLQTSPPQHNGLSPLGKEVVRKMNRLGMVIDVAHASHKTVLDVAAITNQPLILSHSILKLDEDRPIGIRAITREHAKIIKSTRGVIGAWPSGFNSSFDDYIDNIMRLIDVVGVDYVGLGTDMDSNYKPVLDSYLQLGQWREALKARGLTQDEVKKIAGGNVVRVLQKVLK
- a CDS encoding response regulator; the encoded protein is MTLAKTDRKLKILFLEDIMEDVELVERTLRKEGMDFEIFMVDNREGFIQAIRGHAFDVILSDHTLAQFNSSEALKICRRLGIMVPFILVTGSVSEEFAITRIKQGADDYILKSSLQRLPSAIMNALGQRKLQSQRLEAELALRNQNEELIKINEELDSFVYSVSHDLRAPLLSLLGLLNVSRMDQRPRDPVYNKYFDMMEGSIKKLDGTLKEILDYSRNARTEVVAHQVNLVSLLNDSLKKLENIDGFKEVEISVDTKGIHVPFFSDAYRISVVFENLLSNAIKYRSRNKKCSLHIQVHITRQEAVVAFVDNGIGIDAKILPNVFKMFYRGTERSEGAGLGLYLVKETIQKMGGSIEISSHANIGSTFECRIPNAIP
- a CDS encoding peptidase E, with amino-acid sequence MKKHIVFTFMMAIGIMGTKAQGPDQYIFPFGGGQNKYFIKEIIKLTGKERPRICYLPTASGDSEAGIIRFYDLVSDLPVEPHVQKVWISSYNQKQPFEEVLLSMDAIYVGGGNTLNMMAIWKAQGIDKVLKKALEKGIVLAGGSAGSLCWFENGTTDSRPRELSVVEGLGFLPFSHSPHYHSEEYRQPLYQKNIANGIFKAGYAMDDYAGIVFKNGKPFKVVSLGPEYNCYFVSMKGGKVVEEKLEAELLK
- a CDS encoding gamma-glutamyltransferase; the encoded protein is MKRPTLIITALLSCGLLFAQRTQKPVLHGKHWMAITGKPLAATAGAITFQKGGNAVDAACTMLASTATMWDVLSWGGETQALIYNPNTKKVIAINALGVAPTGATAEFFKEKGMKYPPQYGPLAAVTPGTPGGLLTMLAEYGTMSLKEVLAPAMELAAGYPIEAQTANSIEGAKERIKEWPYSKKVFLPHLGEEREAPEAGEIFVQKDLLATLTKLVEAEQEALKKKKSRKEAIYAAYDRFYKGDIAKEIVRGAREQGGLFTEADLANWKVKIEEPLMVNYKGIEVYKLQQWSQGPVMLQALNILENFDLKGMGYNTTRYIHTLYQVMNLAFADRDFYYGDPAFAPEEPMQGLLSKAYAKERMKLINPDKNDPNIGPGDPYPFEGKKNPYLDILNEWGKSHTSLNHPGTRVPVLDGQFLQDFTAGTTSVEAADAEGWVVSITPSGGWVPAVIAGNTGVGMSQRMQSFVTDPKENPFNVVEPGKRPRVTLTPSMALKDGKPFLSFAKQAGDEQDQNLLQFFLNIVEFGMNVQESAEAAMFKTYQMYSSFGDHERKDGALVLNSETPYWTRRDLSKMGYHLSYQDRTSGPINAIFFDWKHGSFWGGSSNHGEDYGIGW